GCAGCCGCTGTACCACGCACGTCGGTGCCGGTGGTGCCGCTGGTCTTCTCGGCAGCGACGAAACAGGCCGTGGCCGCTCAGGCGGAACGATTGGATTCCCTCTTCAGCGAGGGTGCCACGCCCACGGACGTGGGCTACTCACTGGCCAGCACCCGCGCGAGGCTCGAACATCGAGCGGTCGTGTTCGATCGGGACGACCTGGCAGCGCTGGCGTCGTGGACGCCGAGTGGTGCGGTGACAGGTCGCGCCGATCTCCACGGCCGTATCGTGTTCGTCTTCCCGGGGCACGGCGCGCAGTGGGCGGGGATGGGGGTCGAGCTGATCGCTTCGTCCCCGGTCTTCGCCGACGCGATGGCCGAGTGTGAGAAGGCGCTGAGCGAGTTCGTCGACTGGTCTCTGACCGAGGTCATCGCGGACGAATCCGCCTTGCGCCGAACCGAAGTCGTTCAGCCCGTGCTGTTCGCGGTGACGGTCTCGCTAGCGCGGCTGTGGCAGCGGCACGGGGTCGTGCCGGACGCGGTCATCGGCCACTCTTTCGGCGAGATCGCCGCCGCGCACGTCGCTGGCGTGCTCTCGCTGCGCGACGCCGTCCGGGCCATCGTCTGCCGTGGCGCGCTGTGTGCGGGTCTCAGCGGTCGGATGTTGTCCATCGAATCGGACGCGGAAGACGTCGAGCAACGGATCTCCGGCCACCCCGGCGTGAGCATCGCCGCGCGCAACGGTCCGTCCACGACCGTCGTGGCGGGCGACGTCGACGCCGTCACCGCGCTGGCGGCGGACTACCGGGACCTCGGCGTGCCGACCCACGTCGTGCAGATCGGCTTCGCGTCGCACTCGGTGCATGTCGAGCCTCTCCGCGACCGCCTGCCGGCAGACCTGTCCGATCTGCGCCCGCAGCCCGCCCGCATTCCCTGGTACTCGACAGTCACCGGCGAACTGATGGCGGGTCCCGAGGCAGGCGCCCGCTATTGGTATGACAATCTGCGGCAGCCTGTTTCGTTCGCGTCGACGGTGACTACTGTGGCGGCGGCGGGGTTCGGCTATTTCATCGAGGTCGGCCCCCATCCGGTGCTCACCACAGCGATCGGTGCGACGGTGGGTGAAGCCGGTTTGGCCGTGGGAACCTTGCGGCGTGGCCAGGGTGGCATCGGCCAGTTCGCGGTTTCGCTGGCCAAGGCGTACGTCCGGGGGCTGCCGGTCGACTGGGCGAGGTTCTTCGACGGCTCCCGAGCCGACCAGGTCGACCTGCCCACCTACCCGTTCCAGCGCAGCCATTACTGGCTCGGTCGAACGAAAACGAAGCAGCCGGCCAGACCCGGTCGGCATGACGTCACGCGAGACGCGGCCGGACGGCAGTCCGCCGATGACCGTGCACTGGTCGACACCGGTACCGTGCCGGTGAGAGCGACCGCTGCCGCCGCACCATCGGACGCTTTTCGCGGTCAGCTCACCGGGCGCGACAAGGCCGAGCAGGTTCGGCTCATCGAGGACCTGATACGTGCCCGCGCCGCTGCTTTGCTGGGCCATCGCGATCCGTCCGCGGTGGCGCCGGATCACAAATTCCTGGAAATCGGCTTCGACTCGCTGACCGTGACGGAGCTGCAAGACACGCTCAACCAGGTCATCGGCCTCCGGTTGCCGCCCATCACCGTATTCGAGGCCGAGACTCCCGCGGCACTGGCAAGGCGAGTGTTCGATGAGCTGATCGAACAGCCGAGTGTTCCCGAGCCGGAGCCTATCGCGCCACTACCGCGGTACGACGAGTCCGTCCGGACTGTTATCCAGCACGCGGTCACGATGGGTAACCCGGATGCGGCCTTCGGCCTGATGCGTGCGGTGGCGGACCTTCGGCCATCGTTCGGCGCGGTCGCCGATCTCGGCTCCTTTCCCGCACCGACGATTCTGGCCGATGGACCGCGACGCACGCGGCTCATCGCCGTGAGCTCGCCGATGGCGAACGGTGGTGTTCACCAGCATGCGAGGCTCGCCGCACATTTCCAGGGCGTGATGCGTGTCTCGGCGGTGCCCCTACTCGGGTTCGTCTCGGAAGAGAAGCTTCCGGCGTCCGCCGAGGCCGCGGTCGCCGCGGTGGCCGAAAGCGTGCACCGGGCCGCTGCGGGCGAGCCGTTCGTACTGCTCGGATATTCTTCGGGCGGTGCGCTGGCGTATGCCGCGGCCCGCCACCTGGAAAAAGTTCAGCAGACCGGGCCGTCCGCGGTGATCATGATCGACACTTTCCGGATCGATGACCCCACGGTGCCGACCGAGACGATCCTGCGCGAGATGTTCGCGGATTCCCATGGTTTCGGCGGAATCACCGGCGACCGGCTCTCCGCGATGGGCCGCTGGCTCGCGACGATGTCCGGCATGGAATTCACTCCGCTCGGTGTGCCGGTGCTGTTCGTTCAGGCCTCGGAACCGGTCGTGCCGGGTGCGGGTGACCCGGCCCGCTGGCTGGCGAAGCCCTTCGAACGGACACATGATCTCCGGACCGTGCGATCGAACCATTTCGGCCTGGTGGGGCCGGATTCGGCGCAGACGGCCCAGGTCATCCGCGAATGGCTCGATGAGCGATTGTGACGTCGGCCGCTGCTCATCCGGAGGTGGCTGGTTCCCGACCGACAGCGGCCATCAGGGCCGAATGCGCGGGTTCGTCTTCGGTCGCCGATGGGATCACCCGCAGCACGATCAAGTCGCTGTCGCTGCCGAAGACATACATCGTGTTCCAGAGCTGAAATGGGTAGGCGTCGAGTCGGATCGCGCGATCGCCGACGGTCAACTGCCGGGGTGCCGACGACCAGCCCGCGGGGTCGTAGACGACTCGCCAGATGGGTCCCAGCCGAACTGCCAGTACCGCCAGTAGGTCTGGTAGTTCGGCGGTGAGGTCGCCGGATCGGGGCCACCATGCGCCGTCGATGTATCCGCCGCGTTCGGTTTTCGCTTTGAGCCTCAGTCGAGGCGTGTACTCGGGCGGAACTCGATGTCGGGCGGACTGCGGGCGAAGAGGCGCCGACGCCACGACGATGCGGTTGTTCTGGCTGCTGCGAAATCGCATGTCAGTCCTTTCTCGAAGGTTGGGAAGAGGCCGGTCGGTAGTGACGGCAGGCCGCGGACCAGGCGCTGGTGCCTGCGAGGATGAGCACCGAACCGATGACCACGACGATGACGTGGTAGCCGAATACGGCGAAATTATCGGTCCGGTGTGGGTGCCGCCGATCTCTGTCATTCTCCAGTAGACGCCGCTCGCATCGGCATGTCAACGTTGTAGGGCTACACTGCCTATCTACATGCTTCCACAGGGATGGAGACAGTTCCGCCATGGCCAAACCGCCGATCGACCGCGCGCATGTCAGAACCGGAACCCACCGCAGGGGCGACAATCCGGTCACCAGGGCCGCGGTCTTGGCCGCGGCACTGGAGATCGTCGATCGTGACGGGGTCGACGGGTTGTCGATGCGGCGGCTGGCCGACGCGGTGGGTCGGGATCCGATGGTGATCTATCGGCATGTGCCGAACAAGGCCGCTGTGCTCGACGGTGTCGCGGAGATCGTGTTCGCGCAGTTGTCGGTGGATGCGACCGATGCGGACTGGGCTGGACAGTTGAGGGTTGTCGCGCGCGATTTCCGCAGGCTGGCACTGACCCATCCGAAGGTGGTGCCATTGTTGGTGACTCGGCCGTTGTCGACGCCT
The DNA window shown above is from Nocardia sp. NBC_01730 and carries:
- a CDS encoding DUF5994 family protein, translating into MRFRSSQNNRIVVASAPLRPQSARHRVPPEYTPRLRLKAKTERGGYIDGAWWPRSGDLTAELPDLLAVLAVRLGPIWRVVYDPAGWSSAPRQLTVGDRAIRLDAYPFQLWNTMYVFGSDSDLIVLRVIPSATEDEPAHSALMAAVGREPATSG
- a CDS encoding TetR/AcrR family transcriptional regulator C-terminal domain-containing protein — encoded protein: MAKPPIDRAHVRTGTHRRGDNPVTRAAVLAAALEIVDRDGVDGLSMRRLADAVGRDPMVIYRHVPNKAAVLDGVAEIVFAQLSVDATDADWAGQLRVVARDFRRLALTHPKVVPLLVTRPLSTPLGLRPRSVVRPLEDTLALLTRAGFSGVDALHIYRALFGFLYGHILNELQEIVEKPEETDEVLRLGLHRLPIGEFPLLRELAPVLADYDGVAELERGLDILLTGFASTLLGRR